Proteins found in one Thalassophryne amazonica chromosome 1, fThaAma1.1, whole genome shotgun sequence genomic segment:
- the LOC117509768 gene encoding cystatin-B-like isoform X2, with translation MSNSKIDDVPQRKLVGGFSDVKDADEEIQQLCDQVKTQVEGKAGKNFAVFIAKQYKSQVVAGTNYIIKVYVGDDEYVHLQIYKKLPCYGGTVELSKVQVGKTLACPL, from the exons ATGTCGAATTCGAAAATTGATGATGTACCCCAACGTAAATTAGTTGGAGGATTTTCTGACGTAAAAGATGCCGACGAGGAAATCCAGCAGCTTTGCGACCAA gtGAAAACTCAAGTAGAGGGAAAAGCAGGCAAGAATTTTGCGGTATTCATAGCCAAGCAATACAAGAGTCAAGTTGTGGCTGGAACGAACTATATCATCAAG GTTTATGTGGGAGATGATGAATATGTTCACCTGCAGATCTACAAAAAGCTCCCGTGTTATGGTGGAACGGTGGAGCTGAGTAAAGTGCAAGTGGGCAAGACACTTGCATGTCCTCTCTGA
- the LOC117509768 gene encoding cystatin-B-like isoform X1, which produces MSNSKIDDVPQRKLVGGFSDVKDADEEIQQLCDQVKTQVEGKAGKNFAVFIAKQYKSQVVAGTNYIIKVYVGDDEYVHLQIYKKLPCYGGTVELSKIAYMLAQTDSNIFVISIHLYQQPQCLFSSQNIHIKCGIIFSRIYPTFRKKCLHTSKLRSQSENFSVNNRLLMKFIQVLKWCHCLWE; this is translated from the exons ATGTCGAATTCGAAAATTGATGATGTACCCCAACGTAAATTAGTTGGAGGATTTTCTGACGTAAAAGATGCCGACGAGGAAATCCAGCAGCTTTGCGACCAA gtGAAAACTCAAGTAGAGGGAAAAGCAGGCAAGAATTTTGCGGTATTCATAGCCAAGCAATACAAGAGTCAAGTTGTGGCTGGAACGAACTATATCATCAAG GTTTATGTGGGAGATGATGAATATGTTCACCTGCAGATCTACAAAAAGCTCCCGTGTTATGGTGGAACGGTGGAGCTGAGTAAA ATAGCTTACATGTTGGCACAAACTGATTCCAATATTTTTGTAATATCTATACACCTTTATCAGCAGCCAcagtgtttgttttcctcccagaatATACATATAAAATGCGGTATAATTTTCTCTCGCATTTACCCAACATtcagaaaaaaatgtttgcatACTTCAAAACTGAGGTCACAGTCTGAAAACTTCAGTGTGAACAATCGTCTTCTGATGAAGTTTATTCAAGTCCTAAAATGGTGCCATTGCCTTTGGGAATGA